In the genome of Bradyrhizobium arachidis, one region contains:
- a CDS encoding alpha/beta fold hydrolase — MAFSQTRSSAFLSDCLAAFRRYPAIATFAGAATLVAATAIANRHLAEKAQRDNPPQGRFIDVDGVRLHYVERGNGRALVLFHGNGSMIQDFESSGLIDLAAENYRVIVFDRPGFGHSQRPRDVVWTPEAQADLFRKAFDGLGVQRAIVLGHSWGASVAVALAIRHASFVEALVLASGYYFPTARADAVASSLSATPALGDIISYTVSPILGRLMWPAMLRKVFGPQPVPGKFAGFPKEMAVRPSQLRASAAESTLMVPAAFASSKTYGELDMPTIILAGEDDRLIDIDEQSARLHDEVKQSKLHRIRGAGHMIQQSATRDLMAAIDEAAAETLH; from the coding sequence ATGGCTTTTTCGCAAACACGTTCTTCCGCATTCCTGTCCGACTGTCTGGCCGCCTTCAGGCGATATCCCGCCATCGCCACCTTTGCTGGGGCCGCTACCCTTGTGGCGGCGACGGCGATCGCGAACCGGCATCTTGCCGAGAAAGCGCAGCGTGATAACCCGCCACAGGGTCGGTTCATCGACGTCGACGGGGTCCGTCTGCACTATGTGGAGCGCGGCAATGGCCGCGCGCTGGTTCTCTTCCACGGCAATGGCAGCATGATCCAGGATTTCGAGTCGAGCGGCCTGATCGATCTGGCAGCCGAGAATTACCGGGTGATCGTCTTCGACCGACCGGGCTTCGGGCATAGCCAGCGGCCGCGAGATGTGGTTTGGACGCCGGAGGCACAGGCGGACCTGTTCAGGAAGGCGTTTGATGGGCTGGGCGTTCAGCGAGCCATTGTACTCGGGCATTCGTGGGGGGCGTCAGTCGCGGTTGCGCTGGCGATAAGGCATGCTTCCTTCGTCGAAGCGCTGGTGCTGGCATCGGGATACTATTTTCCGACCGCGCGAGCCGACGCAGTGGCCTCATCTTTATCCGCTACACCCGCGCTTGGCGATATCATCAGCTACACTGTCTCACCGATCCTGGGTCGATTGATGTGGCCGGCAATGTTGCGCAAGGTGTTCGGCCCGCAACCAGTCCCCGGAAAATTCGCCGGCTTTCCGAAGGAAATGGCCGTCCGGCCATCACAGCTCCGCGCCAGTGCGGCGGAATCGACGTTGATGGTTCCCGCTGCATTTGCTTCTTCGAAGACCTACGGCGAACTCGACATGCCGACGATCATACTCGCGGGCGAGGATGATCGTCTGATCGATATCGATGAGCAATCGGCCAGGCTGCACGACGAGGTCAAGCAGAGCAAGCTGCACCGCATTCGTGGAGCCGGGCATATGATCCAACAGTCTGCCACGCGAGATCTGATGGCGGCTATCGACGAAGCCGCTGCCGAGACTCTGCACTAG
- a CDS encoding DUF6894 family protein, with product MTRYYFDLVDDDGLFLDEEGLELADFRAAQVEAAKSLADMARDATYESGSSSKRHMAIAVRDDAGPVMHVGFEFGDGGRQQ from the coding sequence ATGACCCGGTACTATTTCGATCTTGTCGACGATGACGGCCTGTTCCTTGACGAGGAAGGTCTGGAACTTGCTGACTTTCGGGCGGCGCAGGTTGAGGCGGCAAAGTCATTGGCCGACATGGCACGGGATGCGACGTATGAATCTGGCAGTTCTTCAAAGCGCCATATGGCAATTGCGGTACGGGACGACGCCGGTCCCGTGATGCATGTGGGGTTCGAATTTGGCGACGGAGGGCGGCAACAGTGA
- a CDS encoding DUF1488 domain-containing protein encodes MTLTSGRYIGHEYDRMIVLFSMQDGGKEIPCAISTTAMDYLERGPQVRPEQREAQFVRLRDRIEARAASKYRATELEGDPRGIVLRGIDFRT; translated from the coding sequence ATGACGCTCACGAGCGGTCGCTACATAGGCCACGAATATGACCGGATGATCGTGCTGTTCTCGATGCAGGACGGCGGTAAGGAAATTCCCTGCGCGATCTCGACCACCGCGATGGACTATCTTGAGCGCGGCCCGCAGGTCCGCCCCGAGCAGCGCGAAGCCCAATTCGTCCGCCTACGCGACCGCATCGAGGCCCGCGCGGCCAGCAAGTATCGAGCGACGGAACTTGAAGGAGATCCTCGGGGTATCGTGCTGCGCGGCATCGATTTCAGAACCTAA
- the rpsU gene encoding 30S ribosomal protein S21, giving the protein MQVLVRDNNVDQALRVLKKKMQREGVFREMKQRRSYEKPSERKTREKSEAIRRARKLARKQAIREGLLPAPPKKKLPERKPPLPQIAGKERA; this is encoded by the coding sequence TTGCAGGTACTTGTTCGCGACAACAATGTCGACCAGGCCCTTCGTGTTCTGAAGAAGAAGATGCAACGCGAGGGTGTCTTTCGCGAAATGAAGCAGCGGCGCTCATACGAAAAGCCTTCCGAAAGAAAGACGCGCGAAAAATCCGAGGCTATTCGCCGGGCCCGTAAGCTCGCTCGGAAGCAGGCCATCAGGGAAGGTTTGCTGCCGGCGCCCCCGAAAAAGAAGCTTCCCGAGCGCAAGCCTCCCTTGCCGCAGATCGCCGGCAAGGAGCGCGCGTAA
- a CDS encoding cold-shock protein: protein MTTGTVKWFNGQKGFGFIQPTDGSNDVFVHISAVERAGLAGLAEGQKVNFEAKTDKMRGKVSAENLSVA, encoded by the coding sequence ATGACGACAGGTACTGTTAAGTGGTTCAACGGCCAAAAAGGCTTTGGATTTATCCAGCCGACCGACGGCAGCAATGATGTGTTCGTTCACATCAGCGCGGTCGAACGGGCTGGCCTTGCGGGTCTCGCCGAGGGCCAAAAGGTTAACTTTGAGGCCAAGACCGACAAGATGCGCGGCAAAGTGAGCGCCGAAAACCTCTCGGTGGCTTGA
- a CDS encoding transcriptional regulator: MIARKSAEPSPEGIAPSNRKRLAAEDGARALADAERQAIEVRKNMARLRELREAKEVADIAFRASLPAPAPTKRKNRSAR, from the coding sequence ATGATCGCCAGGAAATCGGCAGAGCCGTCGCCCGAAGGCATCGCGCCCTCGAACCGCAAGCGATTGGCTGCTGAAGACGGCGCGCGGGCATTGGCTGACGCGGAACGGCAGGCCATCGAGGTGCGAAAGAACATGGCGCGCCTCCGCGAGCTGCGTGAGGCCAAGGAAGTTGCCGACATCGCGTTTCGGGCATCGCTGCCTGCGCCCGCACCGACGAAGCGCAAAAACAGGTCGGCGCGATAG
- a CDS encoding putative zinc-binding metallopeptidase: MQPLIFDPENMAMIGAESALECVNRNIIGCNWCAGSTTSYCMSCSLTHVIPATQNPRNVALWKRVEEAKRRLIYDLRRLRVPIAFAGGFRLAFEILSDEHGPVLTGHESGLITLNLAEADDVQREIRRVSFREPYRTLLGHFRHEIGHFYWNALIHEAGFRAPFRLVFGDETENYQAALAYYYARQDWSCDPASHISMYATSHPWEDWAETFAHFLHIVSTLDSLAGLPLSLDARGKHTLNDPYLESDFGALLELWTPLALTINRLNRSLGLADAYPFDISPAVEGKLHLVHMAITAFRNRQGNAHTTPMMC; the protein is encoded by the coding sequence ATGCAGCCGTTGATCTTCGATCCCGAGAATATGGCGATGATCGGTGCGGAAAGTGCCCTTGAATGCGTCAATCGGAATATCATCGGTTGCAACTGGTGCGCGGGTTCCACGACTTCCTACTGCATGTCCTGCTCCCTGACCCATGTCATTCCCGCCACACAGAATCCCCGTAACGTAGCCCTTTGGAAGCGCGTGGAGGAAGCCAAGCGCAGGCTGATCTACGACCTGAGACGGCTTCGCGTGCCGATCGCGTTCGCGGGTGGATTTCGCCTGGCATTCGAGATTCTCTCGGACGAGCATGGGCCGGTCCTGACCGGTCACGAATCCGGCCTGATAACGCTCAACCTTGCGGAGGCCGATGACGTACAACGCGAGATCAGGCGTGTTTCCTTTCGCGAACCCTATCGCACCCTGCTTGGTCACTTTCGACACGAGATAGGGCACTTTTACTGGAATGCCCTGATCCACGAAGCGGGTTTTCGAGCGCCGTTTCGGCTGGTGTTTGGCGACGAGACAGAGAACTACCAGGCAGCGCTTGCCTATTATTATGCCCGTCAGGATTGGTCTTGCGATCCGGCGAGTCACATTAGCATGTATGCGACGTCTCATCCCTGGGAGGATTGGGCAGAGACTTTCGCTCACTTCCTGCACATCGTCTCGACCCTGGATTCCCTGGCAGGACTTCCGTTGTCGTTGGACGCGCGCGGAAAGCACACGCTGAATGACCCGTATCTGGAAAGCGATTTCGGTGCGCTCCTTGAGTTGTGGACCCCGCTCGCTCTGACGATCAACCGCCTCAACCGCTCACTTGGTCTTGCCGACGCGTACCCGTTCGACATTTCACCCGCAGTCGAGGGCAAACTGCACTTGGTGCATATGGCGATTACCGCCTTCAGGAATCGGCAAGGAAACGCGCACACAACGCCGATGATGTGCTAA
- a CDS encoding transglutaminase-like domain-containing protein produces the protein MKIRVGFEMIYDFPQPTPLIAVVGTHFTRASDIVLPDHLVSEPSVPITPYRDGFGNWCSRLVAPAGRMRLSADGTVRDSGLPDVIVPSAQQHAVEDLPSDTIVYLLGSRYVETDRLTDVAWKLFEKTAPGWARVKAICDFVHNHIAFGYEHARPTKTAWEVFNEGKGVCRDYAHLAIAFCRCMNIPARYCTGYLGDIGMAPPYAAGDIAGWCEAYIGGRWYTFDPRNNIPRIGRVLIAQGRDAADVPITQTFGPNTLLSFKVWADELTG, from the coding sequence ATGAAGATCCGCGTCGGCTTCGAGATGATCTACGACTTTCCGCAACCGACCCCTCTTATCGCAGTTGTCGGCACTCACTTCACACGGGCATCCGACATTGTCCTGCCCGATCATCTTGTCAGCGAGCCGTCGGTGCCGATCACGCCCTACCGCGACGGTTTCGGGAATTGGTGCAGTCGTCTTGTCGCGCCAGCCGGCCGCATGCGCCTCTCAGCGGACGGCACAGTCCGAGACAGCGGTCTACCCGACGTGATCGTACCATCGGCCCAACAGCACGCAGTGGAAGATCTTCCGTCGGACACCATCGTATATTTGCTCGGCAGTCGGTATGTCGAGACTGACCGACTTACCGACGTGGCGTGGAAGTTGTTCGAGAAGACCGCGCCCGGTTGGGCACGGGTCAAGGCGATCTGCGACTTCGTGCATAACCACATTGCTTTCGGCTACGAGCACGCCCGCCCGACCAAGACCGCCTGGGAAGTGTTCAACGAAGGCAAAGGCGTTTGCCGGGACTATGCACATCTGGCTATTGCGTTCTGCCGCTGCATGAACATTCCTGCGCGCTACTGCACCGGCTATCTCGGTGACATCGGCATGGCGCCTCCATATGCCGCCGGCGATATCGCGGGCTGGTGCGAAGCCTATATCGGTGGTCGCTGGTACACGTTCGATCCACGTAACAACATTCCGCGGATTGGTCGCGTCCTGATCGCGCAGGGCCGCGATGCCGCCGACGTTCCGATCACCCAGACATTCGGACCCAACACGTTGCTAAGTTTCAAGGTTTGGGCCGACGAACTCACCGGCTGA
- a CDS encoding DUF6894 family protein — translation MMIRYFFDIRDDRELYPDEDGIEFSTQREAEMEAAHTLAGLARDLAGEENRPDVAIEVRTEAGHVFQAALTFEANKAGQ, via the coding sequence ATGATGATCCGATATTTCTTCGATATCAGAGACGATCGGGAACTGTACCCGGATGAAGACGGAATAGAGTTTTCAACGCAACGTGAGGCTGAGATGGAGGCGGCTCACACATTGGCGGGACTGGCCCGCGATTTGGCCGGTGAGGAAAACCGGCCGGACGTTGCTATCGAGGTTCGAACGGAAGCCGGGCACGTATTTCAAGCCGCGTTGACCTTCGAAGCGAATAAGGCCGGGCAATAG
- a CDS encoding DUF6894 family protein, which translates to MERYFFDIQSGREFFADEEGLRLPNQKAAEVEAMQTLTGIARESVFKGSRPDLAVEVRSMTERLFCVSIVYQSESTKH; encoded by the coding sequence ATGGAACGCTATTTCTTTGACATCCAGAGTGGCCGCGAGTTTTTCGCCGACGAGGAAGGACTACGACTGCCCAATCAGAAGGCTGCTGAAGTCGAAGCGATGCAAACGCTGACGGGGATCGCCAGAGAGTCCGTGTTCAAAGGCAGTCGTCCAGATTTGGCGGTTGAAGTGCGCTCGATGACTGAACGGCTTTTCTGCGTATCGATCGTCTATCAAAGTGAGAGCACGAAACATTGA